A portion of the Bacteroides faecium genome contains these proteins:
- a CDS encoding glycosyl hydrolase family 28 protein: MGKNLIYILLLTVWVVTMSSFTQRTEVVVYPIPEGEPVSKAFSLEAGGEDIPVYIAKVAPLDKKLRYKAMDDKINSAKYFDEASFAYFDIAKKTKIKVKAAIKINTFKILPSSANIDAGINGDEIEFTIHAGQKLTVEINDDIIHSLHIFANCIEKDRPDPNDPDVIYFGPGIHTVSRLIVRDNQTLYLAGGAILKTIVSEQEREGADPVTGLKKQPYHPSISLIGQNIKVKGRGIIDASQCPTHARNMLMVEGQNISIEGVILRDASVWTVPVRMSDNVHINNIKLIGYRANSDGIDICNSKNVLVENCFIRTLDDLIVVKTLRGKGECKNIVVRKNVLWNEVAHALSVGAEINDDISDVFFSDCDIIHDQGREWSLRIYHCDAAKVKNVHFENIRIEECRKLISLWINKDVWTSDTHRGHIDDVYFKNIVATGSPANVQLLGYGESNLVNHVVFKNIRINGAVLLDGQIEKNEYVTNVIIEK; encoded by the coding sequence ATGGGAAAGAATCTGATTTATATATTATTATTGACCGTTTGGGTGGTGACGATGTCCTCTTTTACGCAAAGGACAGAAGTGGTGGTATATCCGATTCCTGAAGGTGAACCGGTAAGCAAAGCTTTTAGTCTTGAAGCGGGAGGTGAGGACATACCTGTGTATATAGCAAAAGTAGCTCCATTGGATAAGAAACTTCGCTATAAAGCGATGGATGATAAAATAAATTCGGCAAAATACTTTGATGAAGCGTCATTTGCTTATTTTGATATAGCTAAGAAGACAAAAATCAAAGTAAAAGCCGCAATTAAAATCAATACTTTTAAGATACTGCCTTCCTCGGCTAATATTGATGCCGGAATTAACGGTGATGAAATAGAATTTACTATTCATGCGGGGCAGAAACTAACTGTTGAAATCAATGATGATATAATTCATTCGCTGCATATATTTGCCAATTGCATTGAGAAGGATAGACCTGATCCGAACGATCCTGATGTTATTTACTTCGGACCGGGAATACATACTGTCAGCAGGCTGATTGTGAGGGATAATCAAACCTTGTATCTAGCAGGAGGGGCGATTCTGAAGACTATTGTCAGCGAACAGGAAAGGGAAGGGGCTGACCCGGTGACCGGGCTGAAAAAACAGCCTTATCATCCTTCGATAAGTCTTATCGGACAAAATATAAAAGTAAAGGGGCGGGGGATTATCGATGCCTCGCAATGTCCTACCCATGCACGGAATATGCTGATGGTAGAGGGACAGAATATTAGCATAGAGGGAGTGATACTCCGTGATGCGAGTGTTTGGACTGTTCCTGTAAGGATGTCCGACAATGTGCACATTAATAATATAAAGTTAATAGGTTATCGTGCAAATTCTGACGGGATAGATATCTGCAACAGTAAGAATGTACTGGTTGAGAATTGCTTTATTCGCACACTTGACGATTTGATAGTCGTGAAGACTTTGAGAGGGAAAGGAGAATGTAAGAATATAGTAGTTAGAAAGAATGTATTGTGGAATGAAGTGGCGCATGCCCTGAGTGTCGGTGCTGAAATAAACGATGACATAAGTGATGTTTTCTTCTCCGATTGTGACATAATCCATGATCAAGGCAGGGAATGGTCTTTGAGAATATATCATTGTGATGCCGCTAAAGTGAAGAATGTTCATTTTGAGAATATAAGAATCGAAGAATGCCGGAAATTAATCTCGTTATGGATTAATAAAGATGTTTGGACATCGGACACACATAGAGGACATATCGATGATGTCTATTTTAAGAACATTGTGGCAACCGGCAGTCCGGCGAATGTACAATTGCTTGGATATGGAGAATCCAATCTTGTCAATCATGTAGTCTTTAAAAATATTAGAATTAATGGGGCGGTTCTATTGGACGGGCAGATTGAAAAAAATGAATATGTAACCAATGTGATTATTGAAAAATAA
- a CDS encoding FAD-dependent oxidoreductase, with protein sequence MKNIVNLLALVILFSSFGIVPKEEKYDLIVYGGTSSGIIAAYAASKGGLKVAILEPGKHIGGLTTSGLGHVDIGNPETVGGYAREFLKRVGSHYGKTKIQVDMESSVAENVFQQMLKETGVDVYYHSRLLSRRGVVRQGNKIQNLILEDGREFSARIYIDATYEGDLMAQSGVSYTVGREAIKKYNESSAGIQPYKLVRKYNDTQLKEVKQLSDAFPLDYVFSDREQVGDADHRVQAYVYRLCITTNKENQVPFTKPGGYDPQRYANVLTRINRLKLLTLDKALTLYKLPNQKFDVNHMDLVNASWKYAEASYEDRNYIESYHKHYQQGLLYFLSNDEKVPEQLRNDTKRYGYAADEFADNDNWPYMLYVREGRRMIGKYVMRQQDAWDNPHKEDAIAIGSYFMDCHTVQRFITPAGEMLEEGEMKHAPFRPYEISYGAIIPKQKECENLFVSVCMSATHTIYGSLRMEPVFMMTGHAAGAASVLAIRDNLAIQQVDIQQLQKELISQGQILHYTPEDEFYIDKETVTGYVMDDADAILTGHWGHSVSAGPFLMYDYRFVNQSATETAVAVFEPDLPGNGIYEIQIMYSPDQNRSKAVRVVIETDDGEKIVFVDMTQQIESPDYWFSLGTYKFSKVGKPKVIISNQGTGGIVVADGIRFIKK encoded by the coding sequence ATGAAAAATATTGTAAACTTATTGGCTTTAGTCATTTTATTTTCCTCTTTCGGAATTGTTCCGAAAGAGGAAAAGTATGACCTCATTGTATATGGGGGAACCTCGTCCGGCATTATTGCCGCCTATGCAGCTTCAAAAGGAGGTTTGAAAGTTGCTATATTGGAACCGGGAAAACATATTGGAGGACTTACGACTAGTGGATTAGGTCATGTGGACATTGGTAATCCGGAGACAGTAGGCGGTTATGCCAGGGAATTTTTGAAAAGAGTGGGCAGTCATTATGGAAAAACTAAAATTCAGGTTGACATGGAAAGCTCTGTTGCAGAAAATGTTTTTCAGCAAATGTTGAAAGAAACCGGTGTGGATGTCTATTATCATTCACGGCTGTTATCTCGAAGAGGAGTTGTCAGACAGGGAAATAAGATTCAGAACCTCATCTTGGAAGATGGGCGGGAGTTTTCAGCCCGCATCTATATTGATGCAACTTACGAAGGTGATCTTATGGCTCAAAGTGGCGTTTCATATACGGTTGGTCGTGAAGCGATAAAGAAATATAACGAATCATCGGCCGGTATCCAGCCATATAAATTAGTCCGGAAATATAATGATACCCAATTGAAAGAAGTGAAACAACTGAGTGACGCCTTTCCTCTTGACTATGTGTTTTCGGATAGAGAGCAAGTGGGAGATGCCGATCATAGGGTGCAAGCTTATGTGTATAGACTATGTATAACCACGAATAAAGAGAATCAGGTGCCTTTTACTAAACCTGGCGGTTATGATCCGCAAAGATATGCCAATGTTCTTACCCGGATAAACAGGTTGAAACTCTTAACGTTGGACAAAGCTTTGACTTTGTATAAGTTGCCTAATCAGAAGTTTGATGTGAATCACATGGATTTGGTGAATGCATCATGGAAATATGCGGAAGCATCATATGAAGACAGGAACTATATAGAAAGCTATCATAAACATTATCAGCAAGGGCTGCTCTACTTTTTATCCAATGATGAAAAGGTGCCGGAACAGTTGCGGAATGATACAAAACGATATGGTTATGCTGCCGACGAGTTTGCAGACAATGATAATTGGCCTTATATGCTATATGTCAGAGAAGGACGCAGGATGATCGGAAAATATGTGATGAGGCAACAAGATGCATGGGATAATCCTCATAAAGAAGATGCCATAGCAATCGGCTCATATTTTATGGATTGTCATACTGTACAGCGTTTTATCACACCAGCAGGAGAAATGTTGGAAGAGGGAGAAATGAAACATGCTCCCTTCAGGCCATACGAGATTTCTTATGGAGCTATCATTCCCAAGCAGAAAGAGTGTGAGAACCTGTTTGTATCAGTATGTATGTCCGCCACTCATACTATTTATGGCTCATTACGTATGGAACCGGTTTTTATGATGACAGGTCACGCAGCCGGTGCGGCATCAGTTTTGGCTATAAGGGATAACCTGGCTATACAACAGGTTGATATACAACAGTTGCAGAAAGAGTTGATTTCGCAAGGACAAATCCTGCACTATACACCTGAAGACGAGTTTTATATTGATAAAGAAACGGTCACCGGATATGTTATGGATGATGCTGATGCAATCTTGACAGGACATTGGGGGCATTCTGTCAGTGCCGGTCCTTTTTTAATGTACGACTATCGGTTTGTGAACCAGTCGGCAACGGAAACTGCGGTCGCAGTGTTTGAACCCGATTTGCCCGGGAACGGTATTTATGAGATTCAAATTATGTATTCACCCGACCAGAATAGAAGTAAAGCTGTTCGTGTAGTGATAGAAACTGATGATGGAGAAAAAATAGTATTTGTTGATATGACACAGCAGATAGAATCTCCTGATTATTGGTTTAGTCTTGGAACTTATAAGTTTTCGAAAGTCGGAAAGCCGAAAGTTATCATTTCCAATCAAGGTACGGGTGGTATTGTAGTAGCCGATGGTATAAGGTTTATTAAAAAGTAA
- a CDS encoding GH92 family glycosyl hydrolase, translating into MKRRSLTLLLTSAILFMAACSANKKDSVDYCKYVNTFIGGADNGHTFPGACVPFGLIQASPETGNDSWRYCSGFNFADDSIIGFAQTHLNGTGCQDLGDILILPFSGTIKDGVYKNKFDKSTQKATPGYYSVTFPDYNINVEVTSTERTSFYNFTYNEDAPSRLLVDMQSGIVWHDRALRKHVREAEIHMPDEYTITGHQTVSNWVKRDYYYIIKFDKPYVVKEELPMREYEKAKRLVLEFDMKKGEKLQAKIAMSTVSVEGATASLEKENPAWDFKQIKAQAHDKWNKLLSVADIEGTDEQKINFYTSLYHLYIQPNNIADTDGRYRGVNDSVFTSATGAYYSTFSLWDTYRAAHPLYTILNPDKVDDFVQSMLDHHQVQGFLPIWTLWGKDNYAMIGNHAVPVIVEAYLKGFRGFDVEEAFEAIKTSLTVSHRKSDWEVYMEYGYYPFDKIEVESVSRTLESSYDDYCAAMMAKALGKQEDYEYFIKRSRFYENLFDPETKLMRGKDSKGKWRTPFDQFALSHAATSGGDYTEGNAWQYTWHVQHEPEKLIDMMGGKETFASKLDSLFFLDTVSESENTGFVSDVTGLIGQYAHGNEPSHHVTYLYQYVEQPWKTQELVREIFDRFYQPKADGLCGNDDCGQMSAWYIFSAMGFYPVDPVSLEYIIGAPQIDKVSLKLPDDKVFVMKATGLSKTNKYVKSVSLNGKTLEEFKIKHSDIMEGGTLEFVMTDKPVSK; encoded by the coding sequence ATGAAAAGGAGAAGTTTAACTCTATTGCTGACAAGTGCTATATTGTTTATGGCAGCATGTTCCGCAAATAAGAAAGACTCCGTGGATTATTGCAAATATGTCAATACTTTTATTGGAGGAGCTGACAATGGACATACCTTTCCCGGAGCTTGTGTACCTTTCGGACTTATACAGGCCAGTCCTGAAACGGGTAATGACTCATGGCGTTATTGTTCCGGATTCAATTTCGCAGATGATTCCATTATCGGATTTGCACAAACTCATCTCAATGGTACAGGTTGCCAGGATTTGGGAGATATTCTTATTTTACCCTTTAGTGGTACAATAAAAGACGGAGTATATAAGAACAAGTTTGATAAGTCGACTCAAAAAGCTACCCCGGGATACTATTCGGTAACTTTCCCGGATTATAATATCAATGTAGAAGTAACATCTACCGAAAGAACTAGCTTTTATAATTTCACTTATAATGAGGATGCTCCTTCAAGGCTTTTGGTAGATATGCAAAGCGGTATTGTGTGGCACGACAGGGCTTTGAGGAAACACGTTCGTGAAGCAGAAATTCATATGCCTGATGAATATACGATCACCGGGCACCAAACTGTGAGCAATTGGGTAAAAAGAGATTATTATTATATTATCAAGTTTGATAAACCTTATGTTGTCAAAGAAGAGTTACCGATGAGGGAATATGAAAAAGCCAAGCGTCTGGTACTGGAATTTGACATGAAGAAAGGTGAAAAATTGCAGGCTAAGATTGCCATGTCGACTGTAAGCGTAGAAGGTGCAACCGCATCTTTGGAGAAGGAAAATCCGGCATGGGACTTCAAGCAAATAAAGGCACAGGCACATGATAAATGGAATAAACTATTGTCTGTTGCCGATATAGAAGGAACGGATGAGCAGAAAATCAATTTCTACACATCGCTTTATCACCTTTATATCCAACCGAATAATATAGCTGATACTGACGGGCGTTACAGAGGAGTGAATGATAGTGTATTTACTTCTGCCACAGGCGCCTATTATTCTACTTTCTCTCTTTGGGATACGTATCGTGCCGCTCATCCGTTATATACGATACTGAATCCTGATAAAGTAGATGATTTTGTACAGTCAATGCTTGACCATCATCAAGTGCAAGGCTTTTTACCTATATGGACGTTATGGGGCAAAGATAATTATGCCATGATAGGTAATCATGCCGTTCCTGTTATTGTAGAAGCATATCTCAAAGGATTTAGAGGTTTCGATGTTGAAGAAGCGTTCGAAGCGATTAAAACTTCTTTGACTGTCAGCCATCGTAAGTCGGACTGGGAAGTGTATATGGAGTATGGATATTATCCGTTTGATAAAATTGAGGTAGAATCGGTTTCCCGGACATTGGAGTCTTCTTATGATGATTATTGTGCTGCTATGATGGCAAAAGCACTTGGTAAGCAGGAGGATTATGAATATTTCATTAAACGTTCCCGGTTTTATGAAAATCTTTTTGACCCTGAGACAAAACTGATGCGTGGAAAAGATTCCAAAGGCAAATGGCGTACTCCGTTCGACCAATTCGCTTTATCTCATGCTGCAACATCCGGAGGAGATTATACAGAAGGAAACGCATGGCAATATACATGGCATGTGCAGCATGAACCGGAAAAACTGATTGATATGATGGGCGGCAAAGAAACATTTGCTTCGAAACTTGATTCTTTATTTTTTCTTGACACAGTGAGTGAGAGTGAGAATACAGGTTTTGTATCTGACGTTACCGGATTGATAGGACAGTATGCTCATGGCAACGAACCGAGCCATCACGTGACATATCTCTATCAATATGTAGAACAGCCATGGAAAACACAGGAACTTGTCAGAGAAATATTTGACCGTTTTTATCAGCCCAAAGCTGACGGATTATGCGGGAATGATGATTGTGGTCAGATGTCTGCATGGTATATATTTTCGGCAATGGGATTTTATCCGGTGGATCCGGTTAGCTTGGAATATATAATTGGTGCTCCACAAATAGATAAAGTCAGTTTGAAATTACCTGATGATAAGGTGTTTGTAATGAAAGCAACCGGATTGTCAAAGACAAATAAATATGTGAAGTCAGTTTCTCTAAATGGAAAAACTTTGGAAGAGTTCAAGATAAAACACTCTGATATCATGGAAGGAGGGACGCTGGAGTTTGTAATGACAGACAAACCTGTAAGTAAATAA
- a CDS encoding glycoside hydrolase family 97 protein translates to MKNKRYAIVILFFICTGVFAHKKYEIVSPDGKLKVNVTIDKTINYSVVHETDTMLYSSAISMETDNYIFGKTSGVKRTVRNSVDQMIVSPFYKRDKIHDYYNELLIQFKEQFNLVFRVYNEGMAYRFVSTGTKPFIVKNEEANFNLGKNRKAYIPYVRKSGSFEEQYFNTFENTYEYKPVNEWKSGQLAFLPLLVEADKGKKICITEADLESYPGMYLLNSKGNSVLQSMFAPYPKRTAQGSHDKSTTVGGHNKVVLEREPFIAKCKGGQAFPWRVVIVSEEDKELVDNDMVYKLAEPSRLDDTSWIEPGQVAWEWWNDWNISGVDFKSGVNNETYKYYIDFAAKNKIKYVILDDGWYDRMEGSVFAVAPDINLEELIHYALQRDVGLILWMGYFVFDKDLEKAIKHYAGMGIKGFKLDAVGRDDQLTNEFYYKSARLAAEHKLIIDFHGGAKPAGINRTYPNVLNFEGVHGLEQLKNKNYDCDMVTYDVTFPFIRMVAGAVDYTQGAMKNGTKADYRSVWSEPMSQGTRCRQLAEYVVFESPLNMLCDSPTNYMKEQECTSFITSIPTIWDDTVVMDGEIGEYISLARRRGDSWYVGALTNWDTRSLELDLSFLGEGAFKAEVFRDGINANRMASDYVKEVVDISPDKRMKICMAPGGGYVMRITKK, encoded by the coding sequence ATGAAGAATAAAAGATATGCAATTGTTATATTGTTCTTTATCTGTACAGGTGTTTTTGCGCACAAAAAGTATGAAATAGTCTCGCCGGATGGAAAACTGAAGGTAAATGTGACGATAGATAAGACAATCAATTACTCTGTAGTACACGAGACTGATACGATGCTGTACTCTTCTGCTATTTCGATGGAAACCGATAATTACATATTTGGTAAAACGTCCGGAGTAAAAAGAACTGTTAGAAATTCTGTTGACCAGATGATCGTCTCTCCATTTTATAAAAGAGATAAGATACACGACTATTATAATGAACTGCTAATTCAGTTTAAGGAGCAATTTAACTTGGTATTCAGGGTATATAATGAAGGGATGGCTTATCGCTTTGTCTCTACCGGAACGAAGCCTTTTATAGTAAAAAATGAAGAGGCTAATTTTAATTTGGGTAAAAATAGAAAGGCTTATATCCCTTATGTAAGGAAAAGTGGTTCGTTTGAAGAACAGTATTTCAACACTTTTGAAAATACTTATGAGTATAAACCGGTAAATGAATGGAAAAGTGGACAGTTGGCTTTTCTTCCTCTCTTGGTGGAAGCAGACAAGGGGAAGAAGATATGCATAACTGAAGCTGACTTGGAAAGCTATCCTGGTATGTATTTACTCAATTCAAAAGGAAATAGTGTACTTCAATCTATGTTTGCACCCTATCCTAAACGTACGGCGCAGGGGAGTCATGATAAGTCAACTACGGTTGGAGGGCATAATAAAGTTGTTTTAGAACGCGAGCCTTTTATTGCAAAATGCAAAGGAGGACAAGCTTTTCCGTGGCGTGTTGTTATAGTGAGCGAAGAGGATAAGGAGTTGGTCGATAATGATATGGTCTATAAACTTGCCGAACCGTCTCGTTTGGACGATACATCGTGGATAGAGCCGGGGCAGGTTGCCTGGGAATGGTGGAATGACTGGAATATATCCGGTGTGGACTTTAAGAGCGGTGTTAACAACGAGACATATAAATATTATATTGATTTTGCCGCAAAAAACAAAATTAAGTATGTCATCCTTGATGATGGATGGTATGATAGAATGGAAGGAAGTGTATTTGCCGTGGCACCTGACATCAACCTTGAAGAACTTATCCACTATGCTTTGCAACGTGACGTAGGGCTGATATTATGGATGGGGTATTTTGTATTTGATAAAGATTTGGAGAAAGCTATAAAGCATTATGCGGGAATGGGAATCAAAGGATTCAAATTGGATGCTGTGGGACGGGATGACCAGCTTACTAACGAGTTCTATTACAAAAGTGCCAGGTTGGCTGCCGAACATAAATTGATTATTGATTTTCATGGCGGAGCCAAACCTGCGGGAATCAACCGTACCTATCCGAATGTCTTAAACTTTGAGGGGGTACATGGACTGGAACAGTTGAAGAATAAAAATTATGACTGTGATATGGTGACGTATGATGTAACTTTTCCCTTCATACGTATGGTGGCAGGAGCGGTTGACTATACACAGGGAGCTATGAAAAACGGTACAAAGGCAGATTATCGTTCCGTATGGTCGGAGCCAATGAGCCAAGGTACACGTTGCCGGCAGTTGGCAGAGTATGTTGTTTTCGAATCACCTTTGAATATGCTGTGTGATAGTCCGACAAATTATATGAAGGAACAGGAGTGTACATCATTTATTACTTCCATTCCTACCATATGGGATGACACTGTAGTCATGGACGGGGAGATAGGCGAATATATTTCTTTGGCCCGCAGGCGGGGAGATTCCTGGTATGTAGGTGCATTGACTAATTGGGATACACGTAGCCTTGAACTTGACTTGTCCTTTCTAGGGGAAGGTGCTTTTAAGGCAGAAGTTTTCAGAGACGGCATCAATGCAAATCGTATGGCGAGTGATTACGTGAAAGAAGTAGTGGATATATCCCCTGATAAGAGAATGAAGATATGTATGGCTCCCGGTGGAGGATACGTAATGAGAATAACTAAAAAATGA
- a CDS encoding alpha/beta hydrolase, with amino-acid sequence MIKKKSLLISLVLLFPFVLYAQQRRINRYGLDLVAVGDSYKLKDEKKIRELNVFNPDSVPADMYIPYKNARLFINESEYHKCITKIFTFKTYPGYELKLAVDLPEESEGKLPFIIWIHGGGWHMGDYNGHSLQSRYLASNGIAGVRISYSLLTQNATFKDTWQDIQDALAFIKVHADEFGLDPSRFGFAGHSAGGHLSAYAAMRIPETKLLVSFNGIYDLEHTVPGFVPSSRHDTYFGLSSIEDRKYASPITFVHSDAPYCVLTYSSGDFLIDKQQIVSFEETLKKHDVSYEILKKDYYAHTAFVGTDLYEPMLMKVLILARKYL; translated from the coding sequence ATGATTAAGAAAAAATCCTTGCTTATATCCCTTGTTCTGTTGTTTCCCTTTGTATTGTATGCGCAGCAGAGGAGGATTAATAGATACGGTTTGGACTTGGTAGCCGTTGGTGATAGTTATAAACTAAAAGACGAAAAGAAAATAAGGGAACTGAATGTGTTCAATCCAGACTCTGTGCCGGCAGATATGTATATTCCATATAAGAACGCAAGGTTGTTCATAAATGAATCGGAATATCATAAATGCATCACGAAGATTTTTACGTTTAAAACATATCCCGGTTATGAGTTGAAACTGGCGGTCGATTTGCCGGAAGAATCAGAGGGAAAACTTCCTTTTATTATCTGGATTCACGGTGGCGGATGGCATATGGGGGATTATAACGGGCATAGTTTACAATCGAGGTACCTGGCTTCGAACGGTATTGCCGGAGTGAGAATTTCCTATTCTTTATTGACGCAGAATGCCACATTTAAAGATACATGGCAAGATATACAAGATGCGCTTGCATTTATAAAAGTGCATGCGGACGAATTTGGGCTCGACCCGTCACGTTTCGGTTTCGCCGGTCATTCGGCTGGTGGACATCTATCTGCGTATGCGGCGATGCGTATTCCGGAAACGAAGCTGCTTGTCAGTTTCAATGGAATATATGATCTGGAACATACAGTTCCGGGATTTGTACCTTCAAGCCGGCACGATACCTATTTCGGTTTGTCCTCGATAGAAGACCGTAAATATGCTTCACCCATAACATTTGTCCATTCGGATGCACCTTATTGTGTGTTGACTTACAGTTCGGGTGATTTCCTCATTGACAAACAACAGATTGTAAGTTTTGAGGAAACCTTGAAGAAACATGATGTGAGCTATGAGATACTGAAAAAAGATTATTATGCCCATACCGCATTTGTCGGTACGGATTTATATGAGCCAATGCTGATGAAAGTCTTGATTTTGGCTCGCAAATACCTTTAA
- a CDS encoding FAD-dependent oxidoreductase, giving the protein MKRLYHFIACILFLYTLSAQNKNYDVVIVGGTPGGIMTAIAAAREGKSVLLLERTSHIGGLPANGLGATDITTRNATTGLFHEFVSRNKQYYIDKYGNSSQQVKDCSDGYHFEPSVAEQTFHSMINTQGDRITVLYNRQFDSEPQNIKRSGKVIEAVRILNRDNRQIETYMGKVFVDATYEGDLGAAANIPFRVGRESRDEFNEICAGKIYRHWGVQFGRGIKSHFNGYEGYESEGTTYQGDNAVQAYNYRLCLTNDKSQMRPVLRPENYNRNEYISLIEDVWTGRNTGVDMQNITREQMEANRESLKKGNKTIIPGDPWGIAKITNMVKLPNAKTDANNQHMAFISTDLPEENWPWPTAGWEWRDNYAKRLKDYTLGLIWFAQNDKELPRHFREACKEWGLSTSEYLDNENFPRQVYVREGRRFEGIYFFTANDALPVTLGQRPPIHKQSIAASHYALDSHAVLKREEGRAHLEGFFGYESVPYTIPFGVMASGKVDNLLFPVPVSGSHIGFSTLRMEPCWMALGEAAGIAAAQMIEQKKPAQELDIETVQQKLIANKATLMYFKDISIDSPDFAMVQYMGISGYISAWNASLEDMADKELVKDWTTMSGLKIPVHMTKRKEILYFIYNQKIKQSWDN; this is encoded by the coding sequence ATGAAGCGCTTATATCATTTTATAGCTTGTATATTATTTCTATACACTCTATCTGCACAGAATAAGAACTACGATGTAGTTATTGTAGGCGGAACTCCCGGTGGAATCATGACTGCAATTGCTGCGGCACGCGAAGGAAAGAGTGTTTTGCTGTTGGAACGTACATCTCATATAGGCGGATTGCCTGCTAATGGTTTGGGAGCAACTGATATTACGACGAGAAATGCGACAACCGGCTTATTCCATGAGTTTGTATCCCGAAACAAGCAATACTATATTGATAAATACGGGAATAGTTCTCAGCAGGTCAAAGATTGCAGTGATGGATATCATTTTGAACCTTCGGTAGCCGAACAAACTTTCCATAGTATGATAAATACTCAAGGAGATAGAATAACTGTTTTATATAATCGTCAGTTTGACTCCGAGCCTCAGAATATAAAACGGAGTGGAAAAGTTATAGAAGCTGTCAGGATACTGAATAGAGATAATAGGCAAATAGAGACTTATATGGGCAAAGTTTTTGTTGATGCAACTTACGAAGGAGATTTGGGGGCGGCAGCGAATATACCTTTCAGGGTAGGGCGTGAGAGTCGTGATGAATTCAACGAAATTTGTGCCGGAAAGATCTATCGTCATTGGGGTGTACAGTTTGGCAGGGGGATAAAAAGCCATTTCAACGGCTACGAAGGTTATGAGTCGGAAGGTACTACTTATCAAGGAGATAATGCAGTGCAGGCTTATAACTACCGTCTGTGTCTGACTAATGATAAGAGTCAGATGAGGCCTGTTTTGCGACCTGAAAATTATAACAGAAATGAATATATATCTCTTATAGAAGATGTCTGGACGGGAAGAAATACCGGAGTAGATATGCAGAATATAACCCGGGAACAGATGGAAGCAAATCGTGAAAGTCTGAAGAAAGGAAATAAGACGATTATTCCGGGAGATCCGTGGGGAATTGCTAAAATAACTAATATGGTGAAGTTGCCCAATGCAAAAACAGATGCCAATAACCAGCACATGGCTTTTATATCGACAGATTTGCCCGAAGAAAACTGGCCTTGGCCTACCGCTGGTTGGGAGTGGCGCGACAACTATGCAAAGAGGCTTAAAGATTATACTCTCGGTCTGATTTGGTTTGCGCAGAACGATAAAGAACTGCCTCGGCATTTTCGTGAAGCTTGCAAAGAATGGGGTTTGTCTACTTCCGAATATCTTGATAATGAAAATTTCCCTCGTCAGGTTTATGTCCGTGAGGGGAGACGCTTTGAAGGCATTTATTTCTTTACGGCGAATGACGCTCTGCCTGTAACTTTGGGACAGCGTCCGCCAATTCATAAACAAAGTATAGCTGCCAGCCATTATGCCCTTGATTCGCATGCTGTTCTTAAACGTGAAGAAGGACGGGCGCATCTTGAAGGCTTTTTCGGATATGAGTCCGTGCCATATACCATTCCATTTGGCGTTATGGCATCCGGAAAGGTTGATAATCTTCTGTTTCCTGTTCCTGTATCGGGAAGTCATATCGGCTTTTCAACATTGAGAATGGAACCATGTTGGATGGCATTGGGTGAAGCCGCTGGAATAGCTGCTGCGCAGATGATAGAACAAAAAAAGCCGGCACAGGAACTGGATATTGAGACTGTCCAGCAGAAACTGATAGCCAACAAAGCGACTTTGATGTACTTTAAAGATATATCTATAGATTCTCCGGACTTTGCAATGGTACAATATATGGGAATATCCGGTTATATATCCGCTTGGAATGCTTCATTGGAAGATATGGCAGATAAAGAACTTGTGAAGGATTGGACTACGATGTCGGGATTGAAAATCCCGGTACATATGACTAAACGTAAAGAAATTCTATACTTTATTTATAACCAGAAAATTAAACAATCATGGGACAATTAA